A part of Rhodothermus sp. genomic DNA contains:
- a CDS encoding YceI family protein — MGMIGLWRAMLLMLSVQPASCYVLNPAKSQVWIEGRATLKRFSCRATQVEGHGVVEAGGAMQAQLVVAVQAFDCGEPSMNRDLQQALQADRFPAIRFVLGKVAVLEAPTVDSVRLDVTGALTIAGVTRTVRFVASGQLLVAGRVRLTGLLPLKLTDFKVKPPTALFGLVRVYDQITVHFDLVVQPVAWPLCVVTMVDSLNPP; from the coding sequence ATGGGCATGATCGGTCTGTGGCGTGCCATGCTGCTGATGTTGAGCGTTCAGCCGGCGTCCTGTTACGTGCTCAATCCGGCCAAGAGCCAGGTGTGGATTGAAGGACGCGCGACCCTGAAGCGCTTTAGCTGTAGGGCCACGCAGGTGGAGGGGCACGGTGTGGTTGAAGCCGGAGGAGCTATGCAGGCACAACTTGTTGTAGCGGTGCAGGCTTTTGACTGCGGGGAGCCATCCATGAACCGGGACCTGCAGCAAGCGCTCCAGGCCGATCGCTTTCCGGCGATCCGGTTCGTGCTGGGGAAGGTGGCCGTGCTGGAAGCACCAACAGTCGACTCGGTCCGGCTGGACGTAACCGGGGCCCTGACGATTGCCGGGGTAACGCGTACGGTACGTTTTGTCGCAAGCGGTCAGTTGCTGGTGGCCGGGCGCGTACGTCTGACAGGTTTGCTTCCCCTGAAACTGACCGACTTCAAGGTAAAGCCGCCCACCGCGCTGTTTGGATTGGTCCGGGTATACGATCAGATCACGGTGCACTTTGACCTGGTTGTGCAGCCCGTGGCATGGCCGCTATGCGTGGTGACTATGGTGGACTCACTTAATCCCCCCTGA
- a CDS encoding porin, with protein MRTRLTRSILALLALLLWSTPAAGQEQEKPENEGPVVHGFIRPDWIIQNVDDPFRDDLRIYHFLTRTRIYLKGTYEGVRYRVELGLTGPEAEIPVSRVGFWGMPQILQDFYADVPFPGTKNVYVRLGQFKVPAGAEGLTYSAYLPFVERSIVQQFVGLLRDYGVALHAYPGENLSLALAVQTGLGRSIPNRYLPEVFGFPFVTARLQFGPNQGHDLFRLKPMPSNEALEVRLGANVSYYKDVLAGHSTALRVWNKEKPVLLQSGWNPYIDQREAGRLKAGTLLIGGGDIGLGYPTAQGALWLEGQITYGQYENDFGKVAVTAVRAQATYAMETVTFGLRYALVQLDELGGDAVGSDPIHEVTPVLTYRLQKNVRIILDGSFLLDVPVAVEEGMGVYVLTDHPEEIGMETIKRQNVLNLRAAVQVNF; from the coding sequence ATGCGTACACGATTAACCAGGAGCATCCTGGCGCTGCTTGCGCTGCTACTTTGGAGCACGCCGGCTGCAGGCCAGGAGCAGGAAAAGCCAGAAAACGAAGGGCCGGTGGTGCACGGCTTTATCCGGCCTGACTGGATTATCCAGAATGTGGATGATCCGTTCCGAGATGACCTGCGGATCTACCACTTTCTGACACGGACGCGCATTTACCTGAAAGGCACCTATGAGGGCGTGCGGTATCGGGTCGAGTTGGGGCTGACGGGTCCGGAAGCCGAAATTCCAGTCTCGCGTGTAGGTTTCTGGGGGATGCCCCAGATCCTGCAGGACTTTTATGCGGATGTGCCCTTCCCGGGTACGAAGAACGTCTATGTGCGACTGGGCCAGTTCAAGGTGCCGGCGGGGGCCGAAGGGTTGACCTATTCGGCCTACTTGCCCTTTGTGGAGCGGTCGATCGTGCAGCAGTTCGTAGGACTGCTGCGGGACTACGGCGTCGCGCTGCATGCCTATCCTGGCGAGAACCTCTCGCTGGCCCTGGCGGTGCAGACCGGTCTGGGACGGAGCATCCCCAATCGGTATCTGCCCGAGGTATTTGGCTTCCCGTTCGTAACGGCGCGCCTGCAGTTTGGGCCAAATCAGGGGCACGACCTGTTCCGACTGAAGCCCATGCCCTCTAATGAAGCGTTGGAGGTCCGGCTGGGGGCCAATGTCTCCTACTATAAAGACGTGCTGGCCGGGCATTCGACAGCCCTGCGCGTCTGGAATAAGGAGAAGCCCGTGCTGCTGCAAAGTGGCTGGAACCCCTATATTGATCAGCGGGAAGCCGGCCGTTTGAAAGCCGGCACGCTGCTCATCGGTGGTGGTGACATCGGGCTGGGCTATCCGACCGCGCAGGGGGCTCTCTGGCTGGAAGGACAGATCACCTATGGACAGTATGAGAACGATTTTGGAAAGGTAGCTGTGACGGCCGTTCGTGCCCAGGCTACCTACGCAATGGAGACCGTAACCTTTGGTCTGCGCTATGCACTGGTGCAGCTCGATGAACTGGGCGGCGATGCCGTAGGTAGCGATCCAATCCACGAAGTGACGCCCGTGCTGACCTACCGGCTGCAGAAGAATGTCCGGATCATTCTGGACGGCAGTTTTCTGTTGGACGTGCCAGTGGCTGTGGAAGAGGGCATGGGGGTATATGTGTTGACGGACCACCCCGAGGAGATCGGTATGGAGACGATTAAGCGGCAGAACGTGCTCAATCTACGCGCGGCCGTACAGGTCAACTTCTGA
- the metE gene encoding 5-methyltetrahydropteroyltriglutamate--homocysteine S-methyltransferase — MIQATNLGFPRIGPNRELKWAVEGYWAGRISEDELLATARQLRARHWQWQQEAGLDQIPSNDFSLYDHVLDTIALVGAVPERFGWQGEVVDLTTYFAMARGVQEKDLEAHGLERAGVPPLEMTKWFDTNYHYLVPEFHPEQTFRLATTKPIDEYLEAKTLGIETRPVLLGPVSFLLLGKPATDHFDPLSLLDRLLPVYAEVLRRLKVAGARYVQMDEPCLVLDLPPTVHRAYQQAYTALSRPEHPALVLTTYFGSLEENLLPTLKLPVAAIHLDLVRAPEQLEPALAHFPEDCILSLGLIDGRNVWRADLEAAASVLRRAIDALGQERVWIAPSCSLLHVPIDLATETNLDPEIRPWLAFARQKLEELATLKRLVNEGESVVRDRLEAARKARSERLTSPRRIDPAVRQRLAHLSPDMARRKRPFAERYALQQERLNLPLLPTTTIGSFPQTDTLRKKRAALRRGALSRKAYEQFLEATIAETIARQEAIGLDVLVHGEPERTDMVEYFAEQLQGFLVTRNGWVQSYGTRCVRPPILYGDVARRGPMTVRWITYAQRCTSRPVKGILTGPVTILQWSFVRDDQPRADTCRQLALALRDEVADLEAAGIAIIQIDEPALREGLPLRRRDWPAYLDWAVECFRLTASVVRDETQIHTHMCYADFEDILEAIVALDADVISIEAARSGMSLLEAFRRFQYPNAVGPGVYDIHSPRVPSVEEIEALLERALAVIPAERLWVNPDCGLKTRRWEEAEPALRHMVEAAHRLRARLSATVP, encoded by the coding sequence ATGATCCAGGCAACCAATCTGGGTTTTCCCCGCATCGGACCTAACCGCGAATTGAAGTGGGCCGTCGAAGGATACTGGGCTGGCCGCATCTCGGAAGACGAACTGCTGGCAACAGCCCGACAGCTACGTGCACGCCACTGGCAGTGGCAACAGGAAGCTGGACTGGACCAGATTCCATCAAACGACTTTTCGCTCTATGACCACGTGCTCGATACGATTGCACTCGTGGGGGCCGTACCCGAACGCTTCGGCTGGCAGGGCGAAGTCGTTGACCTGACGACGTACTTTGCAATGGCCCGGGGCGTTCAGGAAAAGGATCTGGAAGCCCATGGTCTGGAGAGGGCCGGCGTGCCCCCCCTGGAGATGACCAAGTGGTTCGATACGAACTACCACTACCTCGTGCCCGAATTCCACCCCGAGCAGACTTTCCGGCTCGCCACGACCAAACCCATTGATGAATACCTGGAGGCCAAAACCTTGGGCATAGAAACGCGACCGGTGCTGCTGGGACCGGTTTCGTTTTTGCTGCTGGGTAAGCCGGCGACAGACCACTTTGATCCACTGAGTCTGCTCGACCGTCTGCTGCCCGTCTATGCCGAGGTGTTGCGTCGGCTGAAGGTGGCCGGTGCCCGCTACGTACAGATGGATGAGCCGTGTCTGGTGCTTGATCTACCGCCTACAGTACACCGGGCCTATCAGCAGGCCTACACTGCACTGAGCCGGCCTGAGCACCCAGCGCTGGTACTGACCACATACTTTGGTAGCCTGGAAGAGAACTTATTGCCGACACTCAAGCTGCCGGTAGCCGCCATACACCTCGACCTGGTGCGGGCTCCCGAGCAGCTCGAGCCAGCCCTGGCACATTTCCCTGAAGACTGCATATTATCCCTGGGCCTCATTGATGGCCGCAATGTCTGGCGCGCCGATCTCGAGGCAGCTGCTTCTGTACTACGAAGAGCCATCGACGCACTTGGACAGGAACGGGTCTGGATCGCCCCCTCGTGCTCACTCCTGCATGTACCAATTGATCTGGCAACTGAAACGAATCTCGACCCGGAGATCCGTCCCTGGTTAGCCTTCGCGCGTCAGAAGCTGGAAGAGCTGGCGACGCTGAAGCGTCTCGTCAACGAAGGTGAGTCAGTCGTACGCGATCGACTCGAAGCTGCTCGCAAAGCCCGGTCCGAGCGGTTGACCTCACCACGCCGTATCGACCCGGCTGTGCGCCAGCGCCTCGCGCACCTTTCGCCTGATATGGCGCGTCGAAAGCGTCCCTTTGCCGAACGGTATGCGCTGCAGCAGGAGCGGCTGAACCTGCCGCTGCTACCTACCACGACGATTGGTTCATTTCCGCAGACCGACACGCTACGCAAAAAACGGGCGGCTCTGCGCCGGGGCGCCCTCTCTCGTAAAGCCTATGAGCAGTTTCTGGAAGCCACCATTGCCGAAACGATTGCCCGTCAGGAAGCCATCGGGCTGGACGTACTTGTACACGGTGAGCCCGAGCGCACCGACATGGTCGAATATTTTGCTGAGCAGCTTCAGGGCTTTCTGGTTACCCGCAACGGCTGGGTACAGAGCTACGGTACCCGCTGCGTGCGTCCGCCCATCCTGTACGGCGATGTGGCGCGGCGCGGTCCCATGACCGTTCGGTGGATCACGTATGCCCAGCGTTGCACCTCGCGTCCGGTCAAAGGCATTCTGACCGGTCCGGTAACCATCCTGCAGTGGTCGTTCGTGCGCGACGATCAGCCCCGAGCCGACACCTGTCGCCAGCTTGCGCTGGCGCTCCGCGACGAAGTGGCCGACCTTGAAGCCGCCGGCATCGCTATCATCCAGATCGACGAGCCAGCCCTGCGCGAAGGACTACCGCTACGCCGCCGTGATTGGCCGGCCTATCTGGACTGGGCGGTCGAATGCTTCCGCCTGACGGCCAGCGTCGTACGCGACGAGACGCAGATCCATACCCACATGTGCTATGCCGATTTTGAGGACATCCTGGAGGCCATCGTCGCCCTCGATGCTGATGTAATCTCTATCGAAGCGGCCCGATCGGGCATGTCATTGCTGGAAGCCTTCCGCCGTTTTCAGTATCCGAATGCGGTCGGCCCCGGCGTTTACGACATCCATTCACCTCGGGTGCCTTCGGTAGAAGAAATCGAGGCACTGCTGGAACGCGCCCTTGCGGTGATTCCGGCCGAACGCCTCTGGGTCAATCCCGATTGTGGCCTTA
- a CDS encoding ribonucleotide-diphosphate reductase subunit beta — protein MELPAFGSRRIRVEDKRLINCHEVDVNQLMPIKYAWAWEHYLNGCKNHWMPSEIPMARDIELWRSNKLTDDERLVILRNLGFFATAESLVGNNIVLAIFRHVTNPECRQYLLRQAFEEAIHTHAFLYIVESLGLDEGEVFNMYREIPAVARKDEFEMELTREVLRPDFTTATVEGGRAFLKNLIGYYVIMEGIFFYSGFAMILSFHRQNKMTGIGEQFQYILRDETIHLNFGIDLINGIKAENPELRTPDFQREVQQLIEEAVELEVAYAHDCLPRGVLGLTASMFREYVQYIADRRLERIGLKARYGSKNPFPWMSETIDLLKEKNFFETRVTEYQQAAALSWDE, from the coding sequence ATGGAACTTCCTGCCTTTGGATCGCGCCGTATCCGCGTCGAAGACAAACGCCTGATTAACTGCCACGAGGTGGACGTCAACCAGCTCATGCCCATCAAGTATGCCTGGGCCTGGGAGCATTATCTCAACGGATGTAAGAATCACTGGATGCCCAGTGAAATCCCCATGGCCCGCGACATCGAGCTGTGGCGCTCCAACAAACTGACCGACGACGAACGCCTGGTCATCCTGCGTAACCTGGGCTTTTTCGCCACGGCTGAAAGTCTGGTGGGCAACAACATCGTGCTGGCCATCTTCCGTCATGTTACCAATCCGGAGTGCCGCCAGTATCTACTGCGTCAGGCCTTCGAAGAAGCTATCCACACCCACGCCTTCCTGTACATCGTTGAAAGCCTCGGGCTCGACGAAGGTGAAGTGTTCAACATGTACCGCGAGATCCCGGCCGTGGCCCGTAAGGACGAATTCGAAATGGAGCTGACGCGCGAGGTGCTGCGGCCCGATTTCACCACAGCCACCGTCGAAGGCGGCCGGGCCTTCCTGAAAAACCTGATCGGCTACTATGTGATCATGGAGGGGATCTTCTTCTACAGCGGCTTTGCCATGATCCTCTCCTTCCATCGCCAGAACAAGATGACCGGCATCGGGGAGCAATTCCAGTATATCCTGCGCGACGAGACGATCCACCTGAACTTTGGCATTGACCTGATCAACGGCATCAAGGCGGAGAATCCCGAGCTGAGGACCCCCGACTTTCAACGTGAAGTGCAGCAGCTTATTGAAGAGGCGGTCGAACTGGAAGTGGCCTACGCCCACGATTGCTTGCCACGCGGCGTACTGGGCCTGACGGCCTCCATGTTCCGAGAATATGTGCAGTACATCGCCGACCGACGCCTGGAACGCATTGGCCTGAAGGCCCGCTACGGCTCGAAAAATCCGTTCCCCTGGATGAGCGAGACGATCGACCTGTTGAAAGAGAAGAACTTTTTTGAAACACGGGTTACCGAATACCAGCAGGCCGCTGCCCTGTCGTGGGATGAATGA
- a CDS encoding PorV/PorQ family protein yields MKTWRFLPALLLFLSPSVRAQEAPLGGFAFLRLPFSARIAALGETPAAVSDDDVALFLLNPASLQPEQHRHLQIAYLNHVGDIRAGLIASAWHREGLGTFGLALRFLDWGVLNEADLEGNRKGTFRPVDLALTVGLGRSRDPSFHYGASFHLIHTALADRRATAFALDAGLRYELPMQLLTLAGSLHYLGVTLQSLGTTPDRLPFDMRLALRKRLRYLPLQFTVTVYDLLRFGRYPENQTWLGRLFYYLNFGAELGASRSFQLRFGYSYRRHEMLKIRPRLDLAGFNAGFGLRMAGLHFDYAFSSWSSLGLLHYLTVQTRL; encoded by the coding sequence ATGAAGACGTGGCGATTCCTGCCGGCGCTCTTACTCTTCTTGAGCCCATCGGTCCGGGCACAGGAGGCGCCGCTGGGTGGTTTTGCGTTTCTGCGCCTGCCATTCTCGGCGCGCATAGCAGCACTGGGCGAAACGCCAGCAGCTGTGTCCGATGATGACGTGGCGTTGTTCCTGTTAAACCCGGCCTCACTCCAGCCAGAGCAACATCGCCATCTGCAAATAGCTTATTTGAACCACGTAGGTGATATCCGAGCCGGCCTGATTGCTTCGGCCTGGCATCGAGAAGGCCTCGGTACCTTTGGACTGGCGCTGCGTTTTCTGGATTGGGGCGTCCTCAATGAAGCCGATCTGGAAGGCAACCGGAAAGGGACCTTTCGCCCGGTCGATCTGGCCCTGACCGTGGGCCTGGGACGTAGCCGGGATCCTTCTTTTCATTACGGTGCCAGCTTCCACCTGATTCATACTGCTCTGGCCGACCGGCGGGCCACAGCTTTCGCGCTGGATGCTGGCCTCCGTTATGAGCTCCCCATGCAGCTGCTGACCCTTGCGGGCAGCCTGCACTATCTGGGAGTCACCCTCCAGTCCCTGGGCACGACCCCCGATCGTCTGCCGTTCGACATGCGCCTGGCCTTGCGTAAACGATTGCGCTACCTCCCGCTGCAATTTACGGTCACGGTTTACGACCTGCTTCGCTTTGGCCGGTATCCCGAAAACCAGACCTGGCTCGGCCGCCTGTTCTATTACCTGAACTTCGGCGCTGAGCTGGGCGCCAGCCGATCGTTTCAGCTACGCTTCGGCTACAGCTACCGCCGCCATGAAATGCTCAAGATACGGCCTCGCCTGGATCTGGCCGGATTCAACGCTGGTTTCGGCCTCCGCATGGCCGGCCTGCACTTTGACTATGCCTTCAGCTCCTGGTCCTCGCTGGGCCTACTGCATTACTTAACCGTCCAGACACGACTATAA
- a CDS encoding ribonucleoside-diphosphate reductase subunit alpha, whose product MATLQMFTTDMLPTVIKRDGRRVPFDADRIRRALEKAFRATYDLSTDTPLTAELAEEIEALTGAVVRWCQHRPEVSVEAIQDEVERTLMRAGRYAVARRYILYREARAEARRRQQLTYRRADGTEAPFPHEALRTRIEAACAELEDVDPDGIQEELLRTVYPGISEDELDRALILAARTHIEREPNYTFVAARLLLDALYREVFGRPVPPDEQAEACRTGFYAYLMHGVRLERLDERLLHTFDLERLAQALRPERDRRFTYLGLQTLYDRYLLHDPDGRRLELPQYLWMRVAMGLALNESDPTHRAIQFYELLSSFRFMNSTPTLFNAGTPHPQLSSCYLTTVQDDLGAIFKAIRDNALLSKWAGGLGNDWTPVRALGAHIRGTNGRSQGVIPFLKIVNDTAVAVNQGGKRKGAVCAYLEVWHLDIEEFLELRRNTGDERRRTHDMNTACWIPDLFLQRVRQRKHWTLFSPDEVPDLHDLYGRAFRERYEHYEREAEAGRIRNWRRVDALALWRKMLSMLFETGHPWLTFKDPCNIRSPQDHVGVVHSSNLCTEITLNTSPEEVAVCNLGSINLVAHVNEQGELDREKLRETIRTAVRMLDNVIDLNFYLIPEARTANLRHRPIGLGLMGFQDVLYRRGLSYASEAAVELADELMEFIAYCAYEASSDLAAERGAYSTFRGSKWDRGLLPLDTLDLLEAERGEPIPVPRTARLNWNALREKIRRQGMRNANVLAIAPTATIANICGVSPSIEPTYKNLYVKSNLSGEFTQINAYLVRDLKARGLWDEEMLDDLKYYDGSVQEIDRVPSELKERYRTAFEINPRWLIECAARRQKWIDQSQSLNLYLAEPSGRKLSEMYQLAWQLGLKTTYYLRALAATQIEKSTLDINRRGIQPRWMKSRSPSSDIVVRRDGPACSPDDESCEACQ is encoded by the coding sequence ATGGCCACCCTGCAGATGTTCACGACCGACATGCTACCCACGGTCATCAAACGCGATGGCCGACGCGTACCGTTCGATGCCGACCGCATCCGGCGCGCCCTTGAAAAAGCCTTCCGCGCCACATATGACCTGTCAACCGATACGCCGCTCACCGCTGAACTGGCCGAAGAGATTGAAGCGCTCACGGGCGCTGTTGTACGCTGGTGCCAGCACCGCCCGGAAGTATCCGTGGAAGCAATCCAGGACGAAGTGGAGCGCACGCTCATGCGGGCCGGACGCTACGCCGTTGCCCGCCGCTACATTCTCTACCGGGAAGCCCGGGCCGAAGCACGCCGCCGCCAGCAACTCACCTACCGCCGCGCTGACGGCACCGAGGCCCCTTTCCCACATGAGGCCCTCCGCACCCGCATCGAAGCGGCCTGTGCCGAACTGGAGGACGTCGACCCGGACGGCATTCAGGAAGAGCTGTTGCGCACGGTCTATCCAGGCATCTCCGAAGATGAGCTGGACCGGGCACTGATCCTGGCAGCTCGTACCCACATTGAACGGGAACCCAACTACACGTTTGTGGCCGCCCGCCTCCTGCTGGATGCCCTCTACCGGGAAGTGTTCGGACGCCCGGTACCCCCCGATGAACAGGCCGAAGCCTGCCGCACCGGCTTTTACGCCTATCTGATGCACGGCGTGCGCCTGGAACGACTCGACGAGCGTCTGCTCCACACCTTCGACCTCGAACGCCTGGCTCAGGCCCTCCGACCTGAACGCGACCGCCGGTTTACCTACCTTGGACTGCAGACGCTCTACGATCGATACCTGCTGCACGACCCCGATGGCCGCCGTCTCGAACTGCCCCAGTACCTCTGGATGCGCGTGGCCATGGGACTGGCCCTCAACGAAAGCGATCCCACCCACCGGGCGATCCAGTTTTACGAGCTACTTTCCAGCTTCCGCTTCATGAATTCCACCCCTACGCTTTTCAATGCAGGCACGCCGCACCCGCAGCTCTCCTCCTGCTACCTGACCACCGTGCAGGACGACCTGGGCGCCATCTTCAAAGCCATTCGAGATAACGCACTGCTCTCGAAATGGGCCGGTGGCCTGGGCAACGACTGGACACCCGTCCGCGCCCTGGGTGCCCATATCCGGGGCACTAACGGCCGCAGCCAGGGCGTCATCCCCTTCCTGAAAATCGTCAACGATACGGCCGTTGCCGTCAACCAGGGCGGCAAACGCAAAGGCGCCGTATGTGCCTATCTGGAAGTGTGGCACCTGGACATTGAAGAGTTTCTGGAACTGCGCCGCAACACGGGCGACGAGCGTCGCCGCACGCACGACATGAATACGGCCTGCTGGATCCCTGACCTGTTCCTGCAACGCGTGCGCCAGCGCAAACACTGGACCCTCTTCTCTCCGGACGAAGTACCCGACCTGCACGACCTCTACGGCCGCGCCTTCCGCGAACGCTACGAGCACTACGAACGCGAGGCCGAAGCCGGACGCATCCGCAACTGGCGTCGGGTCGATGCCCTCGCCCTCTGGCGCAAAATGCTTTCCATGCTCTTTGAAACCGGCCATCCCTGGCTCACCTTCAAAGATCCCTGCAATATCCGATCGCCTCAGGACCACGTAGGCGTCGTTCACTCGTCGAATCTCTGCACCGAAATCACCCTGAATACCTCGCCCGAAGAAGTAGCCGTCTGCAATCTGGGCTCCATCAACCTGGTGGCGCATGTAAACGAGCAGGGCGAACTGGATCGGGAAAAGCTGCGCGAAACGATCCGCACGGCCGTCCGCATGCTCGACAATGTGATCGACCTCAACTTCTACCTGATCCCGGAAGCGCGCACCGCCAATCTGCGCCACCGACCGATCGGGCTGGGTCTGATGGGCTTTCAGGATGTGCTTTACCGCCGGGGACTCTCCTATGCCAGCGAAGCAGCCGTGGAGCTGGCCGACGAACTCATGGAATTCATTGCCTATTGCGCCTATGAAGCTTCCTCTGACCTGGCAGCCGAGCGCGGGGCGTACTCGACCTTCAGAGGCTCCAAATGGGATCGTGGCCTGCTACCGCTCGACACGCTCGATCTGCTCGAAGCCGAACGCGGCGAGCCGATCCCGGTCCCCCGTACGGCCCGACTCAACTGGAATGCACTGCGCGAAAAGATCCGCCGCCAGGGCATGCGCAACGCGAACGTCCTGGCCATAGCCCCCACCGCCACCATCGCCAATATCTGTGGTGTCAGTCCTTCGATCGAACCCACCTACAAAAATCTCTACGTCAAAAGCAATCTCTCCGGCGAGTTTACGCAGATCAATGCCTATCTGGTACGCGATCTCAAAGCGCGTGGCCTCTGGGACGAAGAGATGCTGGACGACCTGAAATACTACGATGGTTCGGTACAGGAAATCGACCGCGTCCCATCCGAGCTCAAAGAACGCTACCGCACGGCCTTCGAAATCAATCCACGCTGGCTCATTGAATGCGCCGCCCGGCGCCAGAAATGGATCGACCAGAGCCAGTCGCTGAATCTATACCTGGCCGAGCCCAGCGGCCGCAAGCTCAGCGAAATGTACCAGCTGGCATGGCAACTCGGCCTGAAAACCACCTATTACCTGCGGGCGCTGGCGGCCACGCAGATCGAAAAATCCACGCTCGACATCAACCGACGTGGCATTCAACCCCGCTGGATGAAAAGTCGATCGCCTTCGAGCGACATCGTTGTCCGCCGCGACGGCCCTGCCTGCTCGCCGGACGATGAAAGCTGCGAAGCCTGTCAGTAA
- a CDS encoding YceI family protein, producing MMSRPRGGWRQTLGLVLVGGVLGMSVSSVRAQAVTLAFQPKESTFEVRGTSTLHDWTCKVTDWQGTVALRQADELASLQAAEVVVSVGAIACGNGTMDRKMRKALKAKAHPEIRFELERIDAVAAGAEGYWLQVQGRLTVAGATQPVQMRVLAQPENGGWRFQGVQPLSMKAFGIKPPTAMLGALRTGDRVVVHFDVIARPRSDSP from the coding sequence ATGATGAGCAGACCACGGGGCGGCTGGAGGCAAACGTTGGGACTGGTGCTGGTGGGCGGGGTGTTGGGGATGAGCGTCAGCTCGGTCCGTGCGCAGGCTGTTACGCTGGCTTTCCAGCCCAAAGAAAGCACTTTCGAAGTGCGAGGCACCTCGACCCTGCATGACTGGACCTGCAAAGTAACGGACTGGCAGGGAACGGTCGCGCTGCGGCAGGCAGACGAGCTGGCCTCGCTACAGGCAGCGGAGGTCGTGGTGTCAGTAGGGGCGATCGCATGCGGAAACGGCACCATGGACCGCAAGATGCGGAAAGCCCTGAAGGCTAAAGCGCATCCGGAGATCCGGTTTGAGCTGGAGCGAATCGACGCTGTCGCAGCAGGAGCGGAAGGATACTGGTTGCAGGTGCAGGGGCGGTTGACGGTTGCAGGGGCGACACAGCCAGTGCAGATGCGGGTGCTGGCGCAACCGGAAAACGGAGGATGGCGCTTTCAGGGCGTGCAGCCCCTTTCGATGAAGGCGTTCGGCATCAAGCCGCCTACGGCTATGCTGGGCGCACTCCGGACGGGCGACAGGGTGGTCGTGCATTTTGATGTGATAGCGCGCCCGAGATCTGATTCACCGTAA